One Blattabacterium cuenoti genomic window carries:
- a CDS encoding glutamate ligase domain-containing protein → MDYAHNPDGLKSVLNTIKAIKKYDEKLICVIGCGGNRDRKKRSLMGKIVYETCDIPIFTSDNPRYEDINKIFHDMKNFKSYLKKKDILTFMKREEAIQTAIQIAKKKDIILIAGKGHETFQEIKGVRYSFNDMKIVKHLLETYDK, encoded by the coding sequence ATAGATTATGCTCATAACCCAGATGGATTAAAATCTGTTTTAAATACTATTAAAGCCATAAAAAAATATGATGAAAAATTAATTTGCGTCATAGGTTGTGGAGGGAATAGAGATAGAAAAAAACGTTCTTTGATGGGAAAAATTGTTTACGAAACATGTGATATACCTATTTTTACATCTGATAATCCTAGATATGAGGACATCAATAAAATATTCCATGACATGAAAAATTTTAAATCATATCTAAAAAAAAAAGATATTTTAACTTTTATGAAACGAGAAGAAGCTATTCAAACTGCAATTCAAATTGCCAAAAAAAAAGATATTATTCTAATAGCTGGAAAAGGACATGAAACTTTTCAAGAAATCAAAGGAGTACGTTATTCTTTTAATGATATGAAAATTGTTAAACATTTGTTAGAAACTTACGATAAGTAA
- the mraY gene encoding phospho-N-acetylmuramoyl-pentapeptide-transferase, with the protein MIYFFKYLFFFNINSVFYRAIISFFLSFCIALILYQKIICWNRKNNVIGEKIRDLGLFGQKEKEGTPTMGGVVIIFSTLIPTIFFSTLNNVYVLMLIMTTLYIGCIGFIDDYIKIKHNKKGLSIIGKVFSQILLGILIGITMYFNTSISSIQKQKIESKDSHFFKEKEYGFKTTIPILYHNNEFNYAYLLSWYNQKCKKYTWIVFIPIVVGIITFLSNGANLTDGIDGLTAGISSIIFATLSLLSIISSNKIYSSYFHFIYIPNIEEIIIFSFSFLGSLISFLWYNTYPAQIFMGDTGSLTIGGVIATLAIINRKELILPILCGIFFVENISVIMQVLYFRFSKKKYGIGKRIFIMAPLHHHFQKLGYHENKIFNRFIIIQMMLSMLVFILLII; encoded by the coding sequence ATGATTTATTTTTTTAAATACTTATTTTTTTTTAATATAAATTCTGTTTTTTACAGAGCCATTATATCTTTTTTTTTATCATTTTGCATAGCGTTGATTTTATATCAAAAAATTATATGTTGGAATCGAAAAAATAATGTTATAGGAGAAAAGATCCGAGATCTTGGACTTTTTGGTCAAAAAGAAAAAGAAGGGACCCCAACTATGGGGGGAGTTGTTATTATATTTTCTACGTTAATTCCTACAATATTTTTTTCGACATTAAATAATGTGTATGTATTGATGTTGATAATGACTACATTGTATATAGGTTGTATTGGCTTTATAGATGATTATATTAAAATCAAACATAATAAAAAAGGACTTAGTATAATAGGGAAAGTATTTAGTCAAATTTTATTAGGAATTTTAATTGGTATTACTATGTATTTTAATACAAGTATTTCTTCTATTCAAAAACAAAAAATAGAATCAAAAGATTCACATTTTTTTAAAGAAAAAGAATATGGGTTTAAAACGACCATCCCCATTTTATATCATAATAATGAATTTAACTATGCTTATCTTTTGAGTTGGTATAATCAAAAATGTAAAAAATACACATGGATTGTTTTTATTCCTATTGTTGTAGGAATTATTACGTTTTTATCCAATGGAGCGAATTTAACTGATGGAATAGATGGATTAACAGCGGGAATTTCTTCTATTATTTTTGCTACCTTATCTTTATTATCTATTATTTCTAGTAATAAAATATATTCCTCCTATTTTCATTTTATATATATTCCTAACATAGAAGAAATTATAATATTTTCTTTTTCTTTTTTAGGATCTTTAATAAGTTTTCTTTGGTATAATACTTATCCCGCTCAAATTTTTATGGGAGATACTGGAAGTTTAACTATAGGAGGAGTTATTGCTACATTAGCTATTATAAATAGAAAAGAATTAATATTGCCTATTTTATGTGGAATTTTTTTTGTTGAAAATATTTCTGTAATCATGCAAGTATTGTATTTTAGATTTTCTAAAAAAAAATATGGGATAGGAAAAAGAATTTTTATTATGGCACCTTTACATCATCATTTTCAAAAACTAGGATATCATGAAAATAAGATTTTCAATCGTTTTATTATCATACAAATGATGCTCTCTATGTTAGTGTTTATTTTATTAATTATATAA
- the murD gene encoding UDP-N-acetylmuramoyl-L-alanine--D-glutamate ligase produces the protein MSSFQLDDCFNFRSNIAVLLNITRDHLNKYDYNIDNYIDSKFKIATFQKKEDIFIYNYDDPIIREGLNKYSIESQCIPFSIKEELHTGAYIKDKKIFIRNKKKQEIYLLNVKNIPLTGDHNLYNIMASSIISEILNVKKESVISILSKLKSIEHRMEKIRSINGVQFINDSKATNVNAVFYALKSTNAPIIWIAGGEDKGNNYIELIPLVKQKVKAIICLGKNNKKITNFFEKIIDIILDTNNIKKAVYMAYILSSHGDNVLFSPACSSFDLFKDYKERGNKFKQEVIKLSL, from the coding sequence ATGAGTAGTTTTCAATTAGATGATTGTTTCAATTTCCGTTCAAATATCGCAGTATTATTAAATATAACAAGAGATCACTTAAATAAATATGACTACAACATTGATAATTACATTGATTCTAAATTTAAAATAGCGACTTTTCAAAAAAAAGAAGATATTTTCATTTATAATTATGACGATCCTATTATAAGAGAGGGGTTAAATAAATACTCTATTGAGTCTCAATGTATTCCTTTTTCTATAAAGGAAGAATTACATACAGGCGCTTATATAAAAGATAAAAAAATATTTATTAGAAATAAAAAAAAACAAGAAATATATTTACTAAATGTAAAAAATATTCCTTTAACAGGAGATCATAATCTTTATAACATTATGGCTTCATCAATTATATCCGAAATATTAAACGTAAAAAAGGAATCAGTAATTTCTATATTATCAAAATTGAAATCTATAGAACACCGTATGGAAAAAATACGAAGTATAAATGGAGTTCAATTTATTAATGACTCTAAAGCCACTAATGTAAATGCAGTTTTTTATGCATTAAAAAGTACAAACGCACCTATCATATGGATAGCAGGAGGAGAAGATAAAGGAAACAATTATATAGAATTAATTCCTTTAGTGAAACAAAAAGTAAAAGCTATAATTTGTTTAGGAAAAAATAATAAAAAAATTACAAATTTTTTTGAAAAGATTATTGATATTATTTTGGATACAAATAATATTAAGAAAGCTGTTTATATGGCTTATATATTATCTTCCCATGGAGATAATGTTTTATTTTCTCCTGCTTGTTCTAGTTTTGATCTTTTTAAAGATTATAAAGAAAGAGGAAACAAATTTAAACAAGAAGTAATCAAACTGAGTTTATGA
- a CDS encoding FtsW/RodA/SpoVE family cell cycle protein, protein MKIYNKIGLFLNKYIKGDRYLWAFISLLAIFSFLPVYSASTNLVSTYGGTNTVFSYLLKHALFLLVGFCILFFTQFIDYKYFYRMSIFSMPIVFILLIFTITQRKELDGVNASRWLHIPIINISFQTSNIAGLVLFVYCARYLSKKKKERINFINSFFPLLFPVFFIIGLIFPANGSTAAIVFISVLILLFIGGYPFTSIIGVFLMGILFSGIYIYSVIKWGKPMNRVYTWKSRIEKFLDHESEESYQMKQSKTAIVLGNKFGRGPGKSVFKAFLPQSSSDFIYSIIIEEYGSVGGVILLFIYILILIRIMIIATKVQNYFCSLLVLAVGYPIINQALINMGIAVGLFPVTGQTLPLISAGGTSMWVTFFSFGIILSVSRIIYKNSTDKIIIHNESH, encoded by the coding sequence ATGAAAATTTATAATAAAATAGGCCTATTTTTAAATAAATACATAAAAGGAGATAGATATTTATGGGCTTTCATATCTTTGTTAGCTATATTTTCCTTTCTGCCAGTTTATTCTGCTAGCACAAATTTAGTTTCTACATATGGAGGAACAAATACAGTATTTAGTTATTTATTAAAACATGCTCTTTTTTTGTTAGTTGGCTTTTGTATCCTTTTTTTCACTCAATTCATAGACTATAAATATTTTTACCGTATGTCTATTTTTTCCATGCCTATCGTATTCATTTTATTAATTTTCACGATAACTCAAAGAAAAGAATTGGATGGAGTGAATGCTTCTCGTTGGTTACATATTCCTATTATAAATATATCTTTTCAAACTTCCAATATTGCTGGATTAGTTCTTTTCGTTTATTGTGCTAGATATTTATCTAAAAAAAAGAAAGAACGAATAAATTTCATCAATTCTTTTTTTCCTTTGTTGTTTCCAGTCTTTTTTATTATTGGATTAATTTTCCCTGCCAATGGTTCTACTGCTGCTATTGTTTTTATATCCGTTTTAATTTTACTTTTCATAGGAGGATACCCATTCACAAGTATCATAGGGGTTTTTTTAATGGGAATTTTATTTTCAGGAATATATATTTATTCTGTTATTAAATGGGGAAAACCTATGAATAGGGTTTATACATGGAAAAGTCGTATAGAAAAATTTTTGGATCATGAATCTGAAGAAAGTTATCAAATGAAACAATCTAAAACAGCTATAGTTTTAGGGAATAAATTTGGTCGTGGACCTGGAAAAAGTGTTTTCAAGGCTTTTTTACCACAATCATCCTCAGATTTTATTTATTCTATTATAATCGAAGAATACGGATCTGTTGGAGGGGTGATCCTTTTATTCATTTATATACTAATTCTAATCAGAATTATGATAATAGCTACGAAAGTACAAAATTATTTTTGTTCTTTATTGGTCCTTGCCGTAGGTTATCCTATTATCAATCAGGCCCTTATTAATATGGGAATAGCTGTTGGTTTATTTCCAGTTACAGGACAAACTTTACCACTGATTAGTGCTGGAGGCACTTCTATGTGGGTCACTTTCTTTAGTTTTGGTATTATATTAAGTGTCAGTCGAATAATATATAAGAACTCGACAGATAAAATTATAATTCATAATGAATCACATTAA
- a CDS encoding Mur ligase family protein → MKKKFIIVLGGGESGVGAALLAKKNGFKIFLSDSGMILNKYRKILIENKIPFEEKGHTDNMIIQNAIKVIKSPGISRNNPLIKKINFLGIPIQSELEFGKNFLKNSYVIGITGSNGKTTTCSIIYKILKKKGINVGIAGNIGHSFSKEVIKKKTFIY, encoded by the coding sequence ATGAAAAAAAAATTCATAATTGTATTAGGGGGAGGAGAAAGTGGAGTAGGAGCAGCTTTATTAGCTAAAAAAAATGGATTCAAAATATTTTTATCAGATTCTGGAATGATTCTAAATAAATACAGAAAAATTTTAATAGAAAATAAAATTCCTTTTGAAGAAAAAGGCCATACAGATAATATGATTATTCAAAATGCTATTAAAGTGATAAAAAGTCCTGGAATTTCTAGAAACAATCCTTTGATAAAAAAAATCAATTTTTTAGGAATTCCTATACAATCCGAATTAGAGTTTGGAAAAAATTTTTTAAAAAATTCTTATGTCATCGGAATTACAGGAAGTAATGGAAAAACTACAACATGTTCCATTATTTATAAAATACTTAAAAAAAAAGGAATCAATGTAGGAATAGCAGGAAATATAGGACATAGTTTTTCTAAAGAAGTCATAAAAAAAAAGACGTTTATATATTAG